The proteins below come from a single Parcubacteria group bacterium genomic window:
- a CDS encoding helix-turn-helix domain-containing protein: MEQELLALGLTWNEVKVYKSLMKLGETQVGGVIADLKIHRQIAYNALDALEKRGMVAKTMKNKFQHYKIVDPEVIVENVRKQEALAERLARTIKHEMKKSRHENEINIYSGQAGAQKFYTYVYKKMPKGAETYIMGVSVKGHLNSLGEDFIRGTYNKLKTEKQIVGKLVMGESERNDNEEFGEKTNPKLRESRYLPYENSNPVSTTIWPDRITFMATGKDIFLIEIINQEFRDSYKAHFDMLWKMAKK; encoded by the coding sequence ATGGAACAAGAACTATTAGCTTTGGGGCTGACTTGGAATGAGGTGAAAGTATACAAAAGCCTAATGAAACTGGGCGAGACACAAGTGGGTGGCGTGATTGCTGATCTCAAAATTCATCGTCAGATTGCCTATAACGCCCTTGACGCGCTCGAAAAGCGCGGGATGGTGGCGAAGACGATGAAAAATAAGTTTCAGCACTATAAAATTGTGGATCCGGAAGTGATTGTGGAAAATGTGAGAAAGCAGGAAGCCTTAGCAGAAAGGTTAGCGCGGACCATCAAGCACGAGATGAAAAAAAGCCGGCACGAGAACGAGATTAACATCTATTCTGGCCAAGCCGGTGCGCAAAAATTTTATACATATGTCTATAAAAAAATGCCCAAAGGAGCGGAGACGTATATTATGGGCGTATCTGTGAAAGGACATTTGAACTCTTTAGGGGAAGATTTTATTCGAGGGACATATAATAAGCTAAAAACTGAAAAGCAAATAGTTGGAAAGCTGGTGATGGGTGAGAGTGAGCGCAATGATAATGAAGAATTTGGTGAAAAAACCAATCCGAAATTGCGAGAGTCTCGCTATTTGCCATATGAAAATAGCAATCCAGTGTCCACGACAATTTGGCCGGACAGAATCACTTTCATGGCGACAGGCAAAGATATCTTTCTCATCGAAATCATCAATCAAGAATTTCGTGATTCCTATAAGGCTCATTTTGATATGCTTTGGAAGATGGCGAAGAAATAG